Proteins encoded within one genomic window of Brassica rapa cultivar Chiifu-401-42 chromosome A09, CAAS_Brap_v3.01, whole genome shotgun sequence:
- the LOC103840462 gene encoding seipin-2: MTRRYPLRKPSALGLRRRRSAPRRKFICSDAETDSSSSSSSSSSSSNGFSKPTYEELASEIDSEAIDSTEKETDLVVIMDMNGVVTDSGRVDPVQESGESTVSDAVSPPPPPPKKKLSTDGSLLGLVFKAIGFQFKLMSSLVKSSPFLLNCCFLFPFDPFTTFKLGRRFLLTQVSVFTEILFRALKLSGFKDTKRAVNVACKFGWGLFRAAYVGALLFGLLVLAFVLGGFAITRVADRPFVIKEVLNFDYTKSSPEAFVPITSCAGVACDGSCKESNEMMKIRGLRAIPRGHKLEITLSLTLPESYYNKNLGMFQVRVDLLSADGQMLDTIRRPCMLRFRSEPIRLVQTFFKVVPLVTGYVSEIQTLTLKLKGFAEKDTPTACLKVMIEQRAEFRPGAGIPELYDASLSLESDLPFFKRVVWKWRRTLFVWISMSLFFTELLFALVFCRSLIIPRTRLRDIPASNRTGSR, translated from the exons ATGACCCGTCGCTACCCCCTCCGTAAACCCTCCGCCTTGGGTCTCCGTCGACGAAGGTCGGCACCCCGCCGCAAGTTCATTTGCTCCGATGCAGAAACGGactcgtcttcttcttcctcctcctcctcctcctcttccaatGGGTTTTCGAAACCCACCTACGAAGAGCTCGCAAGCGAGATAGACAGCGAGGCGATTGATTCAACAGAGAAAGAGACCGACTTGGTTGTGATTATGGATATGAATGGAGTTGTAACCGATTCGGGTCGGGTTGACCCGGTTCAGGAAAGTGGAGAATCCACCGTGAGCGATGCAgtatctccaccaccaccaccaccgaagAAGAAGCTCTCAACAGATGGGTCTCTCCTCGGGCTAGTGTTCAAAGCAATCGGATTTCAATTCAAACTGATGAGCAGCCTCGTAAAGTCTTCTCCTTTCTTGCTCAACTGCTGCTTCCTCTTCCCTTTCGACCCCTTCACCACTTTCAAGCTCGGCAGACGATTCTTGCTCACGCAAGTTTCCGTCTTTACTGAAATTCTATTTCGAGCTCTTAAGCTGAGTGGGTTCAAAGATACCAAACGTGCGGTGAACGTTGCTTGCAAGTTCGGATGGGGTTTGTTTAGAGCTGCTTATGTAGGCGCTTTGTTGTTTGGACTCTTGGTTTTGGCTTTTGTGCTTGGTGGGTTTGCGATAACCCGTGTAGCCGATAGACCGTTTGTGATCAAGGAGGTTTTGAATTTCGATTACACCAAGAGTAGTCCTGAGGCGTTTGTGCCTATTACGTCATGTGCTGGTGTTGCGTGCGATGGAAGCTGTAAGGAGAGTAATGAGATGATGAAGATCAGGGGATTGCGAGCTATCCCTCGTGGCCACAAGCTAGAGATCACTCTTTCCTTGACGTTGCCTGAGTCCTATTACAATAAAAACCTCGGCATGTTTCAG GTTCGGGTGGATTTGTTATCTGCGGATGGTCAAATGCTTGATACTATAAGGCGTCCGTGCATGTTAAGATTCAGAAGCGAGCCTATCCGTCTCGTCCAGACATTTTTCAAAGTGGTTCCGTTGGTCACAGGATACGTCTCTGAGATCCAAACCTTGACCTTGAAGTTGAAAGGCTTTGCGGAAAAGGATACTCCCACCGCTTGCTTAAAGGTGATGATCGAACAACGTGCAGAGTTTCGACCAGGGGCAGGTATTCCAGAGCTGTACGACGCGTCCCTCTCGCTTGAATCAGATCTTCCTTTCTTCAAAAGAGTTGTTTGGAAATGGCGGAGAACTTTGTTCGTCTGGATCAGCATGAGCTTGTTCTTTACGGAACTGCTTTTCGCGTTGGTTTTTTGCAGATCTCTCATCATCCCAAGAACACGACTTAGAGACATACCGGCTTCAAATCGGACCGGaagtagatga